The genome window GCACTCGATTTCGCACCGCAACCTGATGATTGGCCTGCGACTGCGCATTGGGTGCAGGGCGATCTTTTGAGTGCTGATTGTTTTCAGGATGCGGATGTTCTCATTGCGAGTCTGATTCTGCATCACTTTACGGATGATCAGTTGGGAGTGATCGGCAAACGAATCGAAGACTCTTCGGTTCAAACCATGCTCGTTTGCGAACCCTGCCGTCGTGGTCTTCACAAACTCCAATTGGCTGCGGGTCGACTGATTGGCTTTAACCATGTCACACTCCACGACGGAGCGGTGAGCATCGACGCTGGATTTCGTAGAGCAGAGTTACCCCAGCTATTAGGTCTCAATCCGAAGGCCTGGCAGCTGTCGATTGAGGAGAACTGGATGGGTGCGTATCGTATGTCCGCTAGCCGTATATGAAGTCGATCACACTAGTTGGTGCGGGGCTGGCTGGGTTGTCGCTTGGTAATACGCTGCAGCGTGCGGGTGTTCCTGTTATATTGCATGAAGCGCATACGCTTCCGCGCCATCGTGTCTGCGGTGAATTTATCTGCGGCAAAGGAGCCGCCTCGTTAGAACGTCAAGGTTTAGGAGCTGCGATTCAGGGGGCACTGGAGCATCGCAGTATCCAATGGTTCATGCAGGAGCGCCCGATCCTTGCGTCACAGTTACCAAGCCCTGCTTATGGTATTTCACGTTATACCACCGATCTGCGACTCGCGAAATCCTTCCGCAGATTGGGTGGTCAGTTGATCGAGCAGTCCCGATTCTCTTCGACCGCTGAAGAGGGGAAGGTGAACTGTAGTGGTCGTTCCACGACAAAGTCCGACTGGATTGGTTTGAAATTACATACGACCAATTTGGTGACTTCTGCGGATTTAGAACTCCATCTTGGGAATCAGGGATATATCGGTTTGAGTGGGATTGAGGACGGCCGCACAAATATCTGTGCGCTGTTTAAGCTGAGGCCTGAAATTCGGGCGCATAAGGAAATCGTGCTACTTCAGTATCTCCGTGCCTGTGGATTGATGACACTTGCAGATCGGATCGAAGCGAGTGCGATCGATCCCAGTAGTCATGTGGGCGTCGCAGGTATCAACTTTAGTCAGATTCCAGATGCATCGAGTTCCGGCCTGCATCTCGGCGACGCCTATAGCGTGATACCGCCCTTCACAGGAAATGGCATGTCCATAGCCATTGAATCCGCAGAGATTGCCTTCCCGTATTTGCATGATTACGCGAAGGGGGACATCGTATGGCAACAAGCGACTGACCAGATTCAGCAAGCCTGTCGCCGCCAATTTTACA of Lentimonas sp. CC4 contains these proteins:
- a CDS encoding class I SAM-dependent methyltransferase; translation: MIRCVTPEILDSLEPEHPDAIGSRRDLRIINRLMGNRSWLLRQVAQLTDSRRYLEIGAGQGALAKDLITRLSLTRYTALDFAPQPDDWPATAHWVQGDLLSADCFQDADVLIASLILHHFTDDQLGVIGKRIEDSSVQTMLVCEPCRRGLHKLQLAAGRLIGFNHVTLHDGAVSIDAGFRRAELPQLLGLNPKAWQLSIEENWMGAYRMSASRI